From the Tachyglossus aculeatus isolate mTacAcu1 chromosome 21, mTacAcu1.pri, whole genome shotgun sequence genome, one window contains:
- the NMRAL1 gene encoding nmrA-like family domain-containing protein 1 isoform X2 yields MADKELVVVFGATGAQGGSVAKALLEDGTFRVRVVTRDPRKKRAKELQRQGAQVVRGDQDDERTMEQALAGAHAAFVVTNYWENLSQEQEIKQGKLLADLSKRLGLRYVVYSGLENVKKLTGGKLEVGHFDGKGEVEEYFRGLGVPMTSVRLPCYFENLLNYFLPKKASDGSGYLLNDSRRV; encoded by the exons ATGGCTGACAAGGAGCTGGTTGTTGTTTTTGGTGCAACAG GGGCCCAGGGAGGCTCCGTGGCCAAGGCCCTCCTGGAAGATGGGACCTTCAGGGTCCGCGTGGTGACACGAGACCCAAGGAAGAAGCGAGCCAAGGAGCTGCAGCGGCAAGGAGCCCAAGTGGTCCGGGGAGATCAGGACGATGAGCGGACCATGGAGCAGGCGCTCGCGGGGGCCCACGCGGCCTTCGTCGTTACCAACTACTGGGAGAATCTCAGTCAAGAGCAGGAGATCAAGCAG GGCAAACTTCTGGCCGACCTGTCCAAACGCTTAGGCTTACGCTACGTGGTGTACAGCGGCTTAGAGAACGTGAAAAAGCTGACGGGCggcaagttggaggtggggcacttTGATGGTAAAGGAGAAGTGGAGGAATACTTCCGGGGCTTGGGTGTCCCCATGACCAGTGTCCGGCTGCCCTGCTACTTCGAGAACCTTCTCAACTACTTTCTTCCCAAGAAAGCGTCAGACGGAAGCGGCTACTTACTGA ATGACTCCCGAAGAGTATGA
- the NMRAL1 gene encoding nmrA-like family domain-containing protein 1 isoform X1 — MADKELVVVFGATGAQGGSVAKALLEDGTFRVRVVTRDPRKKRAKELQRQGAQVVRGDQDDERTMEQALAGAHAAFVVTNYWENLSQEQEIKQGKLLADLSKRLGLRYVVYSGLENVKKLTGGKLEVGHFDGKGEVEEYFRGLGVPMTSVRLPCYFENLLNYFLPKKASDGSGYLLNLPLADIPMDGMGINDLGLVVLSLLKSPQEYVGQDIGLSTCKHTVEEYASLLSKHTGKTVRDAKMTPEEYESLGFPGAKELANMFRFYALKPDRNVELTLKLNPKAKTLDQWLEQNKEAFANL, encoded by the exons ATGGCTGACAAGGAGCTGGTTGTTGTTTTTGGTGCAACAG GGGCCCAGGGAGGCTCCGTGGCCAAGGCCCTCCTGGAAGATGGGACCTTCAGGGTCCGCGTGGTGACACGAGACCCAAGGAAGAAGCGAGCCAAGGAGCTGCAGCGGCAAGGAGCCCAAGTGGTCCGGGGAGATCAGGACGATGAGCGGACCATGGAGCAGGCGCTCGCGGGGGCCCACGCGGCCTTCGTCGTTACCAACTACTGGGAGAATCTCAGTCAAGAGCAGGAGATCAAGCAG GGCAAACTTCTGGCCGACCTGTCCAAACGCTTAGGCTTACGCTACGTGGTGTACAGCGGCTTAGAGAACGTGAAAAAGCTGACGGGCggcaagttggaggtggggcacttTGATGGTAAAGGAGAAGTGGAGGAATACTTCCGGGGCTTGGGTGTCCCCATGACCAGTGTCCGGCTGCCCTGCTACTTCGAGAACCTTCTCAACTACTTTCTTCCCAAGAAAGCGTCAGACGGAAGCGGCTACTTACTGA ACTTGCCCCTGGCTGACATCCCCATGGACGGGATGGGCATAAATGACCTCGGGCTGGTGGTCCTTAGCCTGCTGAAGTCCCCGCAAGAGTACGTGGGCCAGGACATCGGGCTGAGTACCTGCAAACACACGGTTGAGGAGtacgcctccctcctctccaaacaCACTGGCAAGACTGTCCGGGATGCCAAG ATGACTCCCGAAGAGTATGAGAGTCTTGGCTTTCCCGGGGCGAAGGAACTGGCCAACATGTTCCGCTTTTACGCCCTGAAGCCCGACCGCAACGTGGAGCTGACTCTGAAACTCAACCCCAAGGCTAAGACTCTCGACCAGTGGCTGGAACAGAACAAAGAGGCCTTTGCTAACCTGTGA